The Amaranthus tricolor cultivar Red isolate AtriRed21 chromosome 2, ASM2621246v1, whole genome shotgun sequence genome contains the following window.
atcatgTCTAGAAAATTCAACTATTAATATATAACgcataattcaaaataagaaaaaccccTTTTAAAAAGAGGACACTATCCACTCACATGTAACTCTGCTGTCGGGTATTGGTTACTAATAAATACTAAAATCACTAAAATGGCTCCTCTACGAAGTTGTCTCCCAAATATCTGCAACTGTAATTGAGTCGATGTATGTTGCGTCATTATGACttgtttgaaaataatttatcttattgcATCTCCCAAAGGTCAGGTTTAGGTTtgtcaaaaatatatataaggtTGGAAACTCCTTGACCCGAACCTAACTAGTTTCCTTAATTGGATCGAAAATCACAACCTTGACCTGATCgaagttttttgttttcattttatggtttttaaatttACAACATCTTATATTTTAGGCCTCaattttaagcttttagttTATAAgctgtttattttgtatttacaatgaaaaataaaaatatattaaatgaattaagtttaggttttactttaattaaatgggttatacaTGTTTGTTTTAGGTTTAAATCGATCAGGTCCATTTAATTAGTTGGGTCAAAAGTCTCAACCCAAATCCACTTATTTCGGGTTAGGTTCGAGTCGGGTTAACAGGTCAGGTCATTTTAGGTTTTCCCATCACCATTGTACCTGCTATTGTATAACATATTAGTCGATATGTAACAACCGTTATTACTACATATGTACtcacattattattaatattaatattaataaattcatAATGATGAGATACATATTTTAATTAGGATAGTTAGCATACCAAAGTATGCAAGGGtcctttaatattatatttactatcAAGCACTAATGaagtaatgataataattacATGTCCAAGCCATTTTAAGcgattctcttttattttttcctcaatatttgcaacttctaagttttttaatatctttgttttgaattatttcTCAAGGTATATTCATTCATCCATTAAAGCATTCACATTTTCACTATTCCTATCTTCCTACCATGATCATTTCTAAAAACCcaacattttaatttatatagtaCCAATGGTCTAATGGCCGTTTGATAAATTTTGCCCTTTAGTTTAAGGGACACCTTGATCACATATTATTCTAGTGGGCGCTCTCCATTTTTGCCACCCATCTTGATGGATGTCCCCATTACTCTTACATATGGACCCAATGTATTTGAAGCATCCACTTGGAacaatttctttctctttcgGCTTTATAGCCCCCCTTGTTATTCGTTTGTGCTAAAGTTACGCTCCATGTACTCTGTCTTACGTCGACTTAATTTGAACTCTCGTGACTTTAAATCTTGTCTCCATCGATCTAACTTAGTATTTACCCCATCTTTGGTCTCATCTACCAAAACAAtgtcatcaacaaacaaaatGTACCATTCTCTTTAATACATATTAACATTCTTTTCAATTTGTAAAAATTCCATGTTGTCAATCCCCATTTCCCAACATTTTTCTTTACTTCTCGATTaatatcttgcactatattaatgtatttcaTGGAAtcaccctttttttttattgctcACCAAAGTACTTCTCTTGGTATTTTTTCGTATGCTTTTTTCAATTCAATATAAACCATGTGCAAGTCTCTTCTTCTAGCCCTATAGTACTCCATCATTTGTCTCATAAGATGAATCACTTCCATTTTAGATCTTCTTGACCATATTGGTTCTATGTTACGCTAGTACATCTCTTTGTATGTATCTCTATCAATCCTTCCAATTGATTTCACAGTGTGGCTCATTTGTTTTATTTCTCGATGGTTGGAGCCATCTTGAACATTTCCCCTTCTTGTAAATGGGCACTAGAGTACTTCTCTAGTCATTAGGGATCTTATTTCTCCTTCAAATTTTGTTGAATAGATCAGTTAGCAAAGTTACGTCAATCGTCCCTTGGCATCTTCATACCTCAATAGAATAGCATCAGACCCAATCACTTTCTTTTGCTTCATTTTCCTCTCCACCTCTGGTTTTTGTCTCCTtcgaataaattttctattttcagcTAAGGGAGTGATTGTTGTGTCCCCTACAACATTTTCTTGTTCTCCATTGAATAGCTTATCAGAATACTCTTTCTATCATTCTTAATGTTTTTGTCCTGAACTAGAATGTTCGTGTCCTTATCCTTAATACACTTTACCACACCTTTGCTTGCTTCCTCTTTGTCATCATCCCGAAAAtatcttttttcttcttctttttggtCTAGTTTGTCAAACACCTCTTTAAAAGTCTTTGAATTTTGCCTTGCAAACTGCTACTTTTGTCTTGGTTTTGATTTCCTTATAAGTTTTTCTCATTCTTGCATTTTCCGAATACAAgatatcattttttattttcttgaagtaCAATCTTTGTTATCAATGATTTCtcatgttgatttgttttggttcacgTAGCCAATCGCAtatgttgggattaaggctttggcattgctgttattgttattgtgtgGTCATGTGAATGCTTGGTTGACGAGGGCAATAAGATATATCAATAtcctttttgtatttttgcttAATTCTGGATGGAGCCAAGTGTTAAATTTCTTAGTGGGTGTGGATCATAACACTATAGAATAAAATGGGATATAAAATTATGTGcgtttcttatttatgtgataCCGTGGATGGTGTTTGCAATATTGTAAACAACTTTTTTAATACAAAATTTAGGTTGCATACGTTGAGCCCGCTAATCCTGACTAGTGTTGGCTTGAAATCTTGGTTCTTTGTGGGATCTCATTCTGGTATATTGATGGGATCATATTCTGTTCTCctgtttttgtgtttgattttattaaatttatctttattcTGATGGACTTGTGGTCTCCTTTGCATTTTTTTATCAttgttaatttctttttattttttctataatCTAAAGGCACATTCTTTGATGATTGTAGGATACAAATGACAGTGTCTCTCCCGGGGATATCAGATGACAGAGTACAACAGAGTCTCTATCCCATGCATATCATGTTGGCTAAGTTGCTATCTGATGTACCTGACGTGGAGGTAGCATTTAAGGATAGATCATTATGCTTTTTGACTTAACATTTTACTTATGACAACCATCAACTCTCTTGATTTCAAGAGGCTTTATGCAATCTGTATGCATAGTAGTCTAGTTGAAATTTGGTACATCATTTGAAGTTTAAGTAGCTGATTAATATCATCTTCAAACGTAAGAAAAATTCTTCTAATGCTGTTATCAATAGCCCTCTGCAGTTTATCTCTATTCTAAAGCTCGTCTGCTGACAACCCTAACACCAGAAGAAGGGGTAAATGTGGCACAAGCGTATTTTATACTACCTGAGATGAACAAGTTAGTGAGGGAAGCCAAATCCGGAGCACATTTCATCTTATTTATTAGTTATGGTACGCTGTTTAGTGGTTCTATTGATTTATTTATGATATCAATAGTTTTCGGTGTTTATGGTTTGACTTTGCATCATATTCTCTTTATTCTTTTGATTTGTGGTTTAATTTGTTGACACTTATGCTATTTCTTTGATTGCAGCCTGTGCATATACTTCTTTTGGATTTGATACTTCTAGAGAACATTTGGGTAGTAGCATATCTCTTTTGCGTAAGATATTTCACCTAATTTGTTCAAGTGGATTTTGATGGAGcctaatatttataattctcCGGTTTTTAAGTAAAATGAATTATTGTAAAATGACTTATGACTTTTATATCATATGCACTTGTTCTTTATGTAAAAGTGCACATGATGTGCTATTAAGGGTCAACCGCATACTACCCCTTTCTTATTATAAGGGTAACTTGAGTAAGGTTGCTTACAGTTGATCCTCTAAATCCTTGCCTAGGTGGGATCCTAGTCGAGGGCAACTTAATTGCTTTGGGGTAATGAAATCAGTTATGGGATCAACTGGTGGTTGGTTGCAATGATaacttaaagaaaaaattaacaaagtcaactttttgtttttttgttgtagggacaatttttaaaatgtcaACTGTCTGTTCTTTTACATTCTTATGGATTATTTAGGTTTATGTTAATTTCAAAGCTACTATATCAAAAGGTCATTTATGGATTAACATCCAccaaaatcttaaaatttaattaaatatttttgaaacaTATTACATGTATTAGCGTTTCAACTTTTAAGTTTTTCTTTTCTAGAACTTGTCGTTTCTCCatttatgtttcttttttcaTGCTTGGTAGGTGGTTATAGATGCAACTTATTGTTTGTTAGTTTTTGGGTGAGGTGTAGACTGGCGAGGTGAAATATTCTGGAAGTAGCTTTCTATTGTTTAATTGCTTACTTTTCATCTTAAGTTCTTTTCTTATTGATTTGTGTTTGTTTGATGTTATCCTGCTATCTgtgttttttttgatttatcatATTATTTGTTTTGCTGTAGTGTATCTGTTTATTTGCAAGCATTAAGTTATTATTCTATGCTTTGAAATCTAGTTGAATTTAATCTTTTCGTTCCATTGCAGCAAGTTTTGAAAAGTCCTGTTTATGGGGAAAGATATCAATGGAGTCACTTTTCTTATCTTGGGAAAAGTTTCCAAATTTAAACAGAGGGGAGAGAGTGGAAATGCTATCTACAGTTGACTTGCGTCCTTGCATTATGAAGGTATGCCAATATGCCATCTTATGTTGGTAGGGTACATCACTGTTTGATAATATTTTGCTTTCACTCGTTCTGAGAAGTAGACATGGGGAAATTGTCTGTATTTTTCACTTTTCAAACAAACTGTAGACTTGATGATTACAAAGGTGCAACCTTTTACTTTGGAtgaagaggggggggggggggggggggggtatgTGGCCATCACTGATCAGTAGAAAGGTTGTTTTTGAGAGACTATATAATTATTTGTCATTTGGGTTGAAATCTGGAAGTCTATATAGACTTGCTGGTCATGTGCTTTAAATCTTACCGCAACATAGTGTACCACATCGCATCGCGTTGGCCGCGTTATTAAGGTtttcaaaaacaacaaattgaTATTTCCCGCGTTGTAAAGTGTAGAACAACTACGTTATGGGCTGTATCAAGGGATATATTATGGTTTCGACTGATATTTAGGCGCTAAGATAATCCATCACTCTCGTGCCCCATCACTGTTCCCTTACCACGATTGTGAccattaccgcatttttacataATGTACCGCATTAGTGTCAATTGGTATTCAATTGAAGAAATTTCATGAAGTGAAGGGGGAGGAGTATGTAGTCAACTTGTCATCACTGATCAGTAGAAAGGTAAATATTGAGAGAAGTTTTTATAGTATTGCTGTCATTTGGGTTGAAATCTGGAATTTTATAGACTTGCTGGTCATGTGCTttacatctcactgcagtaatGTAAATTGGGTATTTGAGTAACTGCTGGAATTGTGATGTATAGAGTAGACTACTGCTAACATTGTTACGGGAAGGAGTTTACTTTAGATCACAATATTTGTACGACTCAAATTTGATGATCATAATCAACAAGTGGACTGATGTGATCCTTGCTTGTGAATTGTGAAGGCAAGATAGTGTTGGGAGTGGAAACATGAGTGCTTCACTTGGTCCTGGTTGTAGGCAATGTCTGATTATGATATTTGGGACTGGGACAACTAGTTTTTGATAGTGCATTCtatccatagtgcaaaaacaaggccgcatcgtaTAGTATCTGTCGTATCAAGGTTTTCAAATTTGTTGAATCGGTATAATCCGCATTATAAAGGTGTAAAAATAGCGTTTGAGGCCGTTCCAAGTGATATTTCATGTTTTAGGTCGATATCTTGCAGTATGACAACCGCATCGTCCCTGTTACGGTATCATCGTATCCATTACCACAACTATGACCGCTaccgcatttttgcactatgattctATCCCAACGATTTAAGGTAGAAAGGGAGGGAGAAGGGAGGTCACACGTGCTGGTTGCTGCATTTATTTTGTGGCATTACTTCATAGTGTGACCCTTGCTTTATCAAAGTTGAGAGTTGAGAGTTGAGACTAAGGATTCTTGTTCACTTTTCTCTAAGTAGCTTGGAGAGGAGGAAAACAAATGAGGGAAGAGATAAAGAATAATGATGCTTTTGTGCATTCTGCTGATCTGCTCTTGATTATAAATTTGAGGCTTATTTAGGTGGAATTGATCACTAATGATTCTAAAATAAAACATTGAAGCTTGTGAGTTGATGGTGAAAGATTTTCATGTCAGAGACTAAATGTACAAATACTTGAGAAATATTGTAAAGTAATTTCTGTTGTTTCATGAAAATCTGAATAACTTGTCAATTGTATCACTGTTTTTATAAACATTATAGTGATTGCTTCAGCTTAAAAATTTCTTGTACCAAAGTGTATCTTGTATAGCATTACAGTTTCATATTTgttgttttcttattttcttgAGTGAGATTTTGCCTTTGCAGTCTGGTGTTTTGGGTGAAGAGAAGTGTATTTCATTTCAGATGTCTGAGAATTCTAATCACCTGGTTGGTTATCCACTTCCAATATCTTTCCAAGTTTTCACTGCTGCAGTTTCAATCAGCTGACCAACTCATTCACTGTGAAACCTCTGTTTCTTTTGTTATTTGAAAAGAGCTCCTCGAAGCATGTACAAGTCATTATTGCTGCAGAAGAGCGAGGGGAAAAAGAAAAATCTCCCTATTCTCCGCATACATACAATAACAATCTGGCTTTATCTTCTCATGTTTTGAGGTAAGGGTTTCCGCCCTTCATCCCATTGTTCTGTTATCACTACATTCATGCTTGTTACAATTGAGCAAGTTCACCGACAGCTAGTTTATTATCTTCCCTTGGGGCCCTTGGGGTGTTTGAATACCCAACTGCTCATTGGATAAACATTGACTTGATTTCATGATTGTTGATACTGGGAGAGTCGTGGGTTGCTAAGCTTTCAGTGCCCTTAATATACGTTATGAAGCCAAGTTAGTTGTATTTCTTTTAGGTTGAGGAATGGCAATGTGATTTTCAACTATAAGTACTACCAGAACAGGTTGCATAGGACTGAAGGTATCCTATTTATATTCAACGTTCAATTATTAACATTCACAGTTTTGAGTTTGGCTTTTTTGCTGAACTATGAAGATGCTGAACTATTGGTTCTGCTGAAATATGCAGTGACTGAAGACTTCTCCTGTCCTTTCTGCTTGGTTAAATGTGCAAGCTTCAAGGTAAGTTTCTTCTGCtcttcaaaatttatattttatgatcaacaaaccaagcttgagcaaTTTTTGTGATTAAATTCTCGCAGGGCCTGAAGTTTCACTTGGTCTCCTCTCATGATCTGTTCAATTTTGAGTTCTGGGTCGGTACATATTAGAAATTTTCCCTCATAATATTTGAATTTCTGAGTTGAAACCATCTCATATATGCTAAATTTTTAGGTCACGGAGGAGTACCAAGCTGTAAATGTGTCGGTCAAATCTGACTTACGAAGATCTGAGGTAAAGTGACTTATGCAATGACTCTTGATATgtaatttagttatttattaCGTTTGCCATTTGGAATATCATAAGCTTAAGGACTGCTGCATTACTCTGATAGATTCTGTTCCTTAAATGTGGTACTGTGCTTTGTTGGCCGTTGCTGTACTGTTAAATTTGGGAACCTCCAGTGATCCAAAAAGGAATTTTGTTGCCCAGTGTTTTGAACTGTGCTCACCTAGTGAAGAGTTGTGCTTGTGCTATCTTTTTTTCTACGTTATAAGGTGGTTTCTTGGTTGTGGATCAGCTCCTTTGGTcttgtaagggtttttgttcGGTGTCTTGAATCCGTCGATTTCGGCCAGTTCTGGCATGCATATTTCCCTCAATGGGTTTTATGAAAATCAAGGAGTGAAAGATATCGATACTTCTCAAAATCATATGGATATTTTGATGAGACATAGGAGAGACATGATAAAATCTTTCATCATCAAGTTGTAGTATTTTTCCAGCGAGGTTATGCTTTTAGAATTCTCTCTGCAATCTTTCTTTGAAATGGAGTGAAAGATGAGTGTTGTTCAGGTTAAGTTTTGAGAGGATTTCTATTACCTGTAgtagtttaatttttataactcagtaatgataatttttttaaaaatatctaGAGATTAACTTCCTGCATCCTGCTTTAGTGTGTATGTTTGAGAGTTTTTTTTGGGTTCAAGAAGCGAAATAGTCACACTGCACAACTGTTTTGTTCTATGCCAGAGATGTCTGGTATCTTATAGGCTATCAGCTATTAAGTTTGTATCCTAGGGTTACATTGAATTGGCTTGgatagccttttgttttatgTACATTGCTGTTCAATTTAAGTCGCATTGTGATTTCAAAAGTTTGATACTTTAAGTTTTTTCTCTGTTAACactaaagatttgtgcaatgTACTTTTGCGTATCTTCTAATCCTGGAATAATACTGTTTAGGATGGTCTTGACTATTTGGGAGTAAAAGCTGTGTTAATCTTGAATTTGTTTAGGCGTACATCATGACTTCTCAAGGCTATTGCCAAAAGATTGTTGTTAATGTCTGCATATCCAATTTTATCCAACAAGCTCAACACCTAGAGGATTGGATTTTGGGGTTTTTCCCCAGCTCTGCTGATAGATGGGATGAGTAGgttttttgttttgcatcagATATGAAAACGTGTTATCTTTTTATATTTGGTGTAAGGTTGTTTTGATAACTATATTGAGACAGACAAATTATCCTGGATGTTAAGTACAATACAGGATAAAGACTACAAGGTAGTTTGACAAATTATCCTAGTTATCTAGTAAGTGGATCTTGTTTCGTATCATATTTCCAGATGCTTTTGATGCATTATGTCTAGAAACCAGCCAGTGCTATTAACATGTATGattctgtttttttattttttattttttgtttttaattttttatcattgtAAGATGTGTTGGTACTTATCCGATATTTTTTTAGGGAGATGGAGTTGATCCTAAGCAGTtgatatttttcttttggtaaGTTGTACACTTAGTTTGTGAGATCTTTGAAATCGTATGAAGCTTAAAATTTTCATTGTAATTTATGTAGCTTCAAAAAGCTTAAGAGGAGAAAAACTAAATTTCTATTTGATAAGGAGAAGCATGTACCACTGCTGACCTTAACATCTGATATGGCTGCTGCAGCAAGTGATCTTCTGAACAAAGCTGATGGTATGTTCTATTACGAAAATTCCTTACCTTGAAAAAGGCTTCTTCTAAATCAAGTATCATTCTCGTTTCACAAATGATTCTAATGTTGTGTCAGTTCCCGTAGAGtatcaattttaatattttaaaagaataCTCTTTAAATTGTAGTTTCTTTTTTAAGGTATTAAATCTACTCTCTCTGCTGCTTTCTGTTTGTCCCTATTATTGCTGTGAGGTGATGCAATATTGATTTAGTGGGCTGAAGACTTGATGAGTAAAgagagaaataataaaaaaaggctGGTGAAATAAATTGTGGGAGTTGGTGGGACCAAAAGCTGGATATAATAGAAAAAAGGGTATGCCAAATAAGTAAAAAGATTCTAATGGAGACAAATAAAAAGGGATGGACAAAAACAGAAGAACAAACGAAAAGGGATGAATTGTTTTATTCTGTTTCACTTTGTTGTGTCTGGTAAATAATTTAAGGTGATGGAAATTCGGTTAGTGTCATTGAAGgagcttatttttttttaaattttttttgatgatcCTTAAATAAGATTCTCTTTCAGTATGCTTCGTTGGCTAGAAATGCTAGATTTGGAAGAATTATGTATATAACTCTTATTCTTGTGAATTGGATCActaatttttctttgaattcTGTGTACCTTTTTCACCAAGTCCAGTTAAATTATTTAGAGAGGTATGGACTATGGACAGAACTTGGGTATAGTCTTTGTAGGTGCTGTGATGTGACCTGTCGGATCTGAGAAGTGGAATGTCGAAGTAGGGACGTTAAAAATATGAGTGGCGCTGGAATTTTGTGTCACCTGAACTGCGCTTACTAAAATTATACCTGAATTTGACTGTGTACTAACAAGCCTATAAAATTGGAAGTTCAACTGAATTTTGCCATACCTTTTTTCAAGGCTGAGCTTGAAGTACATTACATTATATTGCCCCAATGCcataagtggctcccacctagggtggGTTAGAGGGGATTCACTAACAACGAGGTagtttccgattgacccttggtacATGTGCAACTTCTCAGGAATAAGaggtgcacatgatttaatgcgttattttaatattttatccattataatccaaaaccaaagaactataaatctttgaccCCAACAAAAGAAGGGACTTAAGGTCAGCTTGAAGGGAATTGTTAAAATACATGCTCAGCAGTAGAGAAAAAGTAGAACTGGTTCCAACAagaatacaaaatcaaaagTCTTAATAATCATACTACTATCATCTTAATCTTCTTATATGGCAGAACATCGATATACTACTCAAAAATTGAAGGAGATTTAAGTAAAGATGGGAAAGGTTTGGAAATTAGGTCTGTAAATATCTTCTTAGTTGCCTACTCTGTACCAGATTTCCAAGTTTCCACTTCCTGTGTACCATCAATTAAAATTCCTCAAACCTGGAACTGGTCACTTCATTTGCCGATCTGACTAAAGCACTTATCATTAACTTCAATTTGATTACTTAATGTGTATCTTTTTATTGTAATTCCTTATCCTTATTCTTGTACCTTTTCTTTTAGTAATTAATAATACTTTTCTCTGTCAAGAAAACATCTAGTTGATGACTTGTTGGTTGTGTTCTTGCCTTGCTCATTACAGTACTTAACAAATTTTTACCTTATGTAACTAAATTATACTCTCTTGACGTAAATATATCTTTAGTTGTGTCAGCTTTTTCTCAGATGGCTGTGCCTATCCGGATTTTTTTCTTTCCCCATAAATTCTTCTGTTCCTAGTGATGGCTATACACATTACTAAGTACATTGCTTTTGGAAAACTTCAATTGCTTATTTGCTATTTTTAGATGCTTATTCCAGTAGAATTGAGAGGGCTCGGAGTTCAAGTGTGAATGATTCCTTAAATGCTATCCCAGGTTGCACACTACATCTACCTTAAaggtttaaatttattatattgtcTCTTTTccaataatttattaatatttctgATGGGTTTACAGATGCAGATTGTATTCAGTCTATATCACGAGGTGGTCTTGTTCCACCTGCAATGCTCCAGTTTGCAAAGACTAGGAAGTTATCAATGGAACGATCTGATTTCAGAAAGTTAGTCGTCGTTTTCTTTTTCGGTTATCCTTCCTGATTTTTTCTTGTATTCATGAGAATTTTTTCTGTTATATTTGCAATAGTAACTATGATGATCGAtgattgatgaatgattgaaatataTGAAAGAAATCCTTTAATCTAAAGAGACCCGTCTATACTTTCTAGTGACTATTCAGATCAGGAACTATGAAAATTGGAATCTACTGGATTTTGTAGCCTGAGTCATAGGAaatgcaacaacaacaatgccagagTCTTAATCCCAAATGATTGGGGTtgactacatgaaccaatatattgGTTCCAATGGTCGTCCACATGgattcttctccattcattttgaCTTTAACCATTCAATTTTAAGTTTAGATCCTTCATATTCTTTTTCACTCCTATCCTCCACGTCATCGTTGGTCTTCCTGCCTACTTTTTAAGTCTCCCGAGTTCCAACTTTCTATCTTCCTAGTCATAGCTAAAGACAAATCTCTTTACACAAGAGTGCATACATGATCTCCTCAAATGTCATTACTCATCAAGTCTTCAACCCAATAAATCTGAGTTTGgccaaaaaaaaatctgaaatgAGTATACTTTTATACACAAGATTCAAGTGCTGTAAATGTCATTTATGATTCCAGATAATTAAAGATGTACATCATGAATAATACATGTAAATTGCCTCTTTAGCTTGAATTATGGGACAATTGGAGAGGCCAGTTGGTGTTGGCTAAAGAGGAGGTTATGAACATTTACAGATTACTACATCAACT
Protein-coding sequences here:
- the LOC130806905 gene encoding polycomb group protein EMBRYONIC FLOWER 2 isoform X6; protein product: MVAGLVDFCLTSGLPPAFFTLDQSRNGDQSCRQDSMVQLSTEEAVAAEESLSAYCRPVELYNILQRRAMRNPLFLQRCLHYKVQARHRKRIQMTVSLPGISDDRVQQSLYPMHIMLAKLLSDVPDVEPSAVYLYSKARLLTTLTPEEGVNVAQAYFILPEMNKLVREAKSGAHFILFISYACAYTSFGFDTSREHLGSSISLLPSFEKSCLWGKISMESLFLSWEKFPNLNRGERVEMLSTVDLRPCIMKSGVLGEEKCISFQMSENSNHLSSSKHVQVIIAAEERGEKEKSPYSPHTYNNNLALSSHVLRLRNGNVIFNYKYYQNRLHRTEVTEDFSCPFCLVKCASFKGLKFHLVSSHDLFNFEFWVTEEYQAVNVSVKSDLRRSEGDGVDPKQLIFFFCFKKLKRRKTKFLFDKEKHVPLLTLTSDMAAAASDLLNKADDAYSSRIERARSSSVNDSLNAIPDADCIQSISRGGLVPPAMLQFAKTRKLSMERSDFRNRALLEKRQFFHSHRAQPMALEQVLSDHDSEDEVDDDVADLEDRRMLDDFVDVSKDEKQIMHLWNSFVRKQRVLADGHIPWACEAFSRLHGHNLIQAPALI
- the LOC130806905 gene encoding polycomb group protein EMBRYONIC FLOWER 2 isoform X5; this encodes MVAGLVDFCLTSGLPPAFFTLDQSRNGDQSCRQDSMVQLSTEEAVAAEESLSAYCRPVELYNILQRRAMRNPLFLQRCLHYKVQARHRKRIQMTVSLPGISDDRVQQSLYPMHIMLAKLLSDVPDVEPSAVYLYSKARLLTTLTPEEGVNVAQAYFILPEMNKLVREAKSGAHFILFISYACAYTSFGFDTSREHLGSSISLLPSFEKSCLWGKISMESLFLSWEKFPNLNRGERVEMLSTVDLRPCIMKSGVLGEEKCISFQMSENSNHLSSSKHVQVIIAAEERGEKEKSPYSPHTYNNNLALSSHVLRLRNGNVIFNYKYYQNRLHRTEVTEDFSCPFCLVKCASFKGLKFHLVSSHDLFNFEFWVTEEYQAVNVSVKSDLRRSEGDGVDPKQLIFFFCFKKLKRRKTKFLFDKEKHVPLLTLTSDMAAAASDLLNKADDAYSSRIERARSSSVNDSLNAIPDADCIQSISRGGLVPPAMLQFAKTRKLSMERSDFRNRALLEKRQFFHSHRAQPMALEQVLSDHDSEDEVDDDVADLEDRRMLDDFVDVSKDEKQIMHLWNSFVRKQRVLADGHIPWACEAFSRLHGHNLIQAPALIW
- the LOC130806905 gene encoding polycomb group protein EMBRYONIC FLOWER 2 isoform X1, whose translation is MVAGLVDFCLTSGLPPAFFTLDQSRNGDQSCRQDSMVQLSTEEAVAAEESLSAYCRPVELYNILQRRAMRNPLFLQRCLHYKVQARHRKRIQMTVSLPGISDDRVQQSLYPMHIMLAKLLSDVPDVEPSAVYLYSKARLLTTLTPEEGVNVAQAYFILPEMNKLVREAKSGAHFILFISYACAYTSFGFDTSREHLGSSISLLPSFEKSCLWGKISMESLFLSWEKFPNLNRGERVEMLSTVDLRPCIMKSGVLGEEKCISFQMSENSNHLSSSKHVQVIIAAEERGEKEKSPYSPHTYNNNLALSSHVLRLRNGNVIFNYKYYQNRLHRTEVTEDFSCPFCLVKCASFKGLKFHLVSSHDLFNFEFWVTEEYQAVNVSVKSDLRRSEGDGVDPKQLIFFFCFKKLKRRKTKFLFDKEKHVPLLTLTSDMAAAASDLLNKADDAYSSRIERARSSSVNDSLNAIPDADCIQSISRGGLVPPAMLQFAKTRKLSMERSDFRNRALLEKRQFFHSHRAQPMALEQVLSDHDSEDEVDDDVADLEDRRMLDDFVDVSKDEKQIMHLWNSFVRKQRVLADGHIPWACEAFSRLHGHNLIQAPALIWCWRLFMIKLWNHGLLDARTMNKCSIILEQCKNRTLLQCEPV
- the LOC130806905 gene encoding polycomb group protein EMBRYONIC FLOWER 2 isoform X4, which translates into the protein MPGIPLVARETIQSRNGDQSCRQDSMVQLSTEEAVAAEESLSAYCRPVELYNILQRRAMRNPLFLQRCLHYKVQARHRKRIQMTVSLPGISDDRVQQSLYPMHIMLAKLLSDVPDVEPSAVYLYSKARLLTTLTPEEGVNVAQAYFILPEMNKLVREAKSGAHFILFISYACAYTSFGFDTSREHLASFEKSCLWGKISMESLFLSWEKFPNLNRGERVEMLSTVDLRPCIMKSGVLGEEKCISFQMSENSNHLSSSKHVQVIIAAEERGEKEKSPYSPHTYNNNLALSSHVLRLRNGNVIFNYKYYQNRLHRTEVTEDFSCPFCLVKCASFKGLKFHLVSSHDLFNFEFWVTEEYQAVNVSVKSDLRRSEGDGVDPKQLIFFFCFKKLKRRKTKFLFDKEKHVPLLTLTSDMAAAASDLLNKADDAYSSRIERARSSSVNDSLNAIPDADCIQSISRGGLVPPAMLQFAKTRKLSMERSDFRNRALLEKRQFFHSHRAQPMALEQVLSDHDSEDEVDDDVADLEDRRMLDDFVDVSKDEKQIMHLWNSFVRKQRVLADGHIPWACEAFSRLHGHNLIQAPALIWCWRLFMIKLWNHGLLDARTMNKCSIILEQCKNRTLLQCEPV
- the LOC130806905 gene encoding polycomb group protein EMBRYONIC FLOWER 2 isoform X3; this encodes MPGIPLVARETIQSRNGDQSCRQDSMVQLSTEEAVAAEESLSAYCRPVELYNILQRRAMRNPLFLQRCLHYKVQARHRKRIQMTVSLPGISDDRVQQSLYPMHIMLAKLLSDVPDVEPSAVYLYSKARLLTTLTPEEGVNVAQAYFILPEMNKLVREAKSGAHFILFISYACAYTSFGFDTSREHLGSSISLLPSFEKSCLWGKISMESLFLSWEKFPNLNRGERVEMLSTVDLRPCIMKSGVLGEEKCISFQMSENSNHLSSSKHVQVIIAAEERGEKEKSPYSPHTYNNNLALSSHVLRLRNGNVIFNYKYYQNRLHRTEVTEDFSCPFCLVKCASFKGLKFHLVSSHDLFNFEFWVTEEYQAVNVSVKSDLRRSEGDGVDPKQLIFFFCFKKLKRRKTKFLFDKEKHVPLLTLTSDMAAAASDLLNKADDAYSSRIERARSSSVNDSLNAIPDADCIQSISRGGLVPPAMLQFAKTRKLSMERSDFRNRALLEKRQFFHSHRAQPMALEQVLSDHDSEDEVDDDVADLEDRRMLDDFVDVSKDEKQIMHLWNSFVRKQRVLADGHIPWACEAFSRLHGHNLIQAPALIWCWRLFMIKLWNHGLLDARTMNKCSIILEQCKNRTLLQCEPV